From one Lycium ferocissimum isolate CSIRO_LF1 chromosome 5, AGI_CSIRO_Lferr_CH_V1, whole genome shotgun sequence genomic stretch:
- the LOC132057429 gene encoding 1,4-alpha-glucan-branching enzyme 2-2, chloroplastic/amyloplastic-like isoform X1, whose amino-acid sequence MVYTLSGVRFPTVPSVCKSPGFSNNGSGDRRNANVSVFLKKHSLSRKILAEKSSYEFESRPSTVAASSGKVLVPGSPSDSSSSSTDQLEFTEAVPENSPASTDVDSSTMEHVEPASGPTGSVEELDFASSLQLQEGGKLKDSKTLDTSEVTIIDESDRIRKRGIPPPGPGQKIYEIDPLLKKYREHLDYRFSQYKKMREAIDKYEGGLEAFSRGYEKMGFTRSATGITYREWAPGAKSAALIGDFNNWNPNADVMARNEFGVWEIFLPNNADGSPAIPHGSRVKIRMDTPSGVKDSIPAWINFSVQPPGEIPYNGIYYDPPEEERHVFQHPRPKKPNSLRIYESHIGMSSPEPKINSYANFRDEVLPRIKKLGYNAVQIMAIQEHSYYASFGYHVTNFFAPSSRFGTPDDLKSLIDKAHELGIVVLMDIVHSHASNNTLDGLNMFDGTDSCYFHSGSRGYHWMWDSRLFNYGNWEVLRYLLSNARWWLDEFKFDGFRFDGVTSMMYTHHGLSVGFTGNYDEYFGLATDVDAVVYLMLVNDLIHGLFPDAITIGEDVSGMPTFCIPVQDGGVGFDYRLHMAIADKWIELLKKRDEDWRVSDIVHTLTNRRWREKCVSYAESHDQALVGDKTIAFWLMDKDMYDFMALDRPSTPLIDRGIALHKMIRLITMGLGGEGYLNFMGNEFGHPEWIDFPRADQHLPDGKIVRGNGFSYDKCRRRFDLGDADYLRYRGLQEFDRAMQQIEERYEFMTSEHQFISRKDEGDRMIVFERGNLVFVFNFHWTNSYSDYRIGCFKPGKYKVVLDSDDPLFGGFGRIDHNAEYFTFEGWYDDRPRSIMVYAPSRTAVVYALVDKEEEEQEEEKLVEE is encoded by the exons ATGGTGTACACACTATCTGGAGTTCGTTTTCCTACTGTTCCATCGGTTTGTAAATCACCTGGATTCTCCAATAATGGTAGTGGTGATCGAAGGAATGCTAATGTTTCTGTCTTCTTGAAGAAACACTCTCTTTCAC ggAAGATCTTGGCTGAAAAGTCTTCTTACGAGTTCGAATCCCGACCTTCTACAGTTGCAGCATCGTCGGGGAAAGTCCTTGTTCCTGGCAGCCCGAGTGATAGCTCCTCATCCTCAACAGACCAATTGGAATTCACCGAGGCAGTTCCAGAAAATTCCCCA GCATCAACTGATGTAGATAGTTCGACAATGGAACACGTTGAGCCAGCAAGTGGTCCTACAGGAAGTGTTGAAGAGCTGGATTTTGCTTCATCACTACAACTACAAGAAGGTGGTAAACTGAAGGACTCCAAAACATTAGATACTTCTGAAGTGACAATCATCGATGAATCTGATAGGATCAGAAAGAGGGGCATTCCTCCACCTGGCCCTGGTCAGAAAATTTACGAAATAGACCCTCTTTTGAAAAAGTATCGTGAACACCTTGATTACAG GTTTTCACAGTACAAGAAAATGAGGGAGGCAATTGACAAGTATGAGGGTGGTTTGGAAGCTTTTTCTCGTGGTTATGAGAAAATGGGTTTCACTCGTAG TGCCACAGGTATCACTTATCGTGAGTGGGCTCCTGGTGCCAAG TCAGCTGCCCTCATTGGAGATTTCAACAATTGGAACCCAAATGCCGACGTTATGGCTCGG AATGAATTTGGTGTCTGGGAGATATTTTTGCCAAATAATGCGGATGGTTCTCCTGCAATTCCTCATGGGTCCAGAGTGAAG ATACGTATGGACACTCCATCAGGTGTTAAGGATTCCATTCCTGCTTGGATCAATTTCTCTGTACAGCCTCCTGGTGAAATTCCATACAATGGAATATACTATGATCCACCCGAAGAG GAGAGGCATGTATTCCAACATCCACGGCCAAAGAAACCAAACTCACTGCGAATATATGAATCTCATATTGGAATGAGTAGTCCG GAGCCTAAAATTAACTCATACGCGAATTTTAGAGATGAGGTTCTTCCTCGCATAAAAAAGCTTGGGTACAACGCGGTGCAAATTATGGCTATTCAAGAGCattcttattatgctagttTTGG TTATCATGTCACAAATTTTTTTGCACCAAGCAGCCGTTTTGGGACGCCTGACGACCTTAAGTCTTTGATTGATAAAGCTCATGAGCTAGGAATTGTAGTTCTCATGGACATTGTTCACAg CCATGCATCAAATAATACTTTAGATGGGCTGAACATGTTTGATGGAACAGATAGTTGTTATTTTCACTCTGGATCTCGTGGTTATCATTGGATGTGGGATTCCCGCCTCTTTAACTATGGAAACTGGGAG GTACTTAGGTATCTTCTCTCAAATGCGAGGTGGTGGTTGGATGAGTTCAAATTTGATGGATTTAGATTTGATGGGGTGACATCAATGATGTATACTCACCACGGATTATCG GTGGGATTCACTGGGAATTACGATGAATACTTTGGATTGGCAACTGATGTGGATGCTGTGGTGTATTTGATGCTGGTCAACGATCTTATTCACGGGCTTTTCCCAGATGCAATTACCATTGGTGAAGAT GTTAGTGGAATGCCGACGTTTTGTATTCCTGTTCAAGATGGGGGTGTTGGCTTTGACTATCGACTTCATATGGCAATTGCTGATAAATGGATTGAGTTGCTCAA GAAAAGGGATGAGGATTGGCGAGTGAGTGATATTGTTCATACACTGACGAATAGAAGATGGCGGGAAAAGTGTGTTTCATATGCTGAAAGTCATGATCAAGCTCTAGTCGGTGATAAAACTATAGCATTCTGGTTGATGGACAAG gatatgtatgattttatggCTCTGGATAGACCGTCAACACCATTAATAGATCGTGGGATAGCATTGCACAAGATGATCAGGCTTATAACTATGGGATTAGGAGGCGAAGGGTACCTAAATTTCATGGGAAATGAATTCGGCCACCCTG AGTGGATTGATTTCCCTAGGGCTGATCAACACCTCCCTGATGGCAAAATAGTTCGTGGGAACGGTTTCAGCTATGATAAATGCAGACGAAGATTTGATCTG GGAGATGCAGATTATTTAAGATACCGTGGTTTGCAAGAATTTGACCGGGCTATGCAGCAGATTGAAGAGAGATATGAG TTTATGACTTCAGAACACCAGTTCATATCACGAAAGGATGAAGGAGATAGGATGATTGTATTTGAAAGAGGAAACCTAGTTTTCGTCTTTAATTTTCACTGGACAAATAGTTATTCAGACTATCGCATAGGCTGCTTCAAGCCTGGAAAATACAAG GTTGTCTTGGACTCGGATGATCCACTTTTTGGTGGCTTTGGGAGAATTGATCACAATGCCGAATATTTCACCTTT GAAGGGTGGTATGATGACCGTCCTCGCTCCATTATGGTGTATGCACCTAGTAGAACGGCAGTTGTCTACGCACTAGtagacaaagaagaagaagagcaagaagaagaaaaacttGTTGAAGAATGA
- the LOC132057429 gene encoding 1,4-alpha-glucan-branching enzyme 1, chloroplastic/amyloplastic-like isoform X2 yields MEHVEPASGPTGSVEELDFASSLQLQEGGKLKDSKTLDTSEVTIIDESDRIRKRGIPPPGPGQKIYEIDPLLKKYREHLDYRFSQYKKMREAIDKYEGGLEAFSRGYEKMGFTRSATGITYREWAPGAKSAALIGDFNNWNPNADVMARNEFGVWEIFLPNNADGSPAIPHGSRVKIRMDTPSGVKDSIPAWINFSVQPPGEIPYNGIYYDPPEEERHVFQHPRPKKPNSLRIYESHIGMSSPEPKINSYANFRDEVLPRIKKLGYNAVQIMAIQEHSYYASFGYHVTNFFAPSSRFGTPDDLKSLIDKAHELGIVVLMDIVHSHASNNTLDGLNMFDGTDSCYFHSGSRGYHWMWDSRLFNYGNWEVLRYLLSNARWWLDEFKFDGFRFDGVTSMMYTHHGLSVGFTGNYDEYFGLATDVDAVVYLMLVNDLIHGLFPDAITIGEDVSGMPTFCIPVQDGGVGFDYRLHMAIADKWIELLKKRDEDWRVSDIVHTLTNRRWREKCVSYAESHDQALVGDKTIAFWLMDKDMYDFMALDRPSTPLIDRGIALHKMIRLITMGLGGEGYLNFMGNEFGHPEWIDFPRADQHLPDGKIVRGNGFSYDKCRRRFDLGDADYLRYRGLQEFDRAMQQIEERYEFMTSEHQFISRKDEGDRMIVFERGNLVFVFNFHWTNSYSDYRIGCFKPGKYKVVLDSDDPLFGGFGRIDHNAEYFTFEGWYDDRPRSIMVYAPSRTAVVYALVDKEEEEQEEEKLVEE; encoded by the exons ATGGAACACGTTGAGCCAGCAAGTGGTCCTACAGGAAGTGTTGAAGAGCTGGATTTTGCTTCATCACTACAACTACAAGAAGGTGGTAAACTGAAGGACTCCAAAACATTAGATACTTCTGAAGTGACAATCATCGATGAATCTGATAGGATCAGAAAGAGGGGCATTCCTCCACCTGGCCCTGGTCAGAAAATTTACGAAATAGACCCTCTTTTGAAAAAGTATCGTGAACACCTTGATTACAG GTTTTCACAGTACAAGAAAATGAGGGAGGCAATTGACAAGTATGAGGGTGGTTTGGAAGCTTTTTCTCGTGGTTATGAGAAAATGGGTTTCACTCGTAG TGCCACAGGTATCACTTATCGTGAGTGGGCTCCTGGTGCCAAG TCAGCTGCCCTCATTGGAGATTTCAACAATTGGAACCCAAATGCCGACGTTATGGCTCGG AATGAATTTGGTGTCTGGGAGATATTTTTGCCAAATAATGCGGATGGTTCTCCTGCAATTCCTCATGGGTCCAGAGTGAAG ATACGTATGGACACTCCATCAGGTGTTAAGGATTCCATTCCTGCTTGGATCAATTTCTCTGTACAGCCTCCTGGTGAAATTCCATACAATGGAATATACTATGATCCACCCGAAGAG GAGAGGCATGTATTCCAACATCCACGGCCAAAGAAACCAAACTCACTGCGAATATATGAATCTCATATTGGAATGAGTAGTCCG GAGCCTAAAATTAACTCATACGCGAATTTTAGAGATGAGGTTCTTCCTCGCATAAAAAAGCTTGGGTACAACGCGGTGCAAATTATGGCTATTCAAGAGCattcttattatgctagttTTGG TTATCATGTCACAAATTTTTTTGCACCAAGCAGCCGTTTTGGGACGCCTGACGACCTTAAGTCTTTGATTGATAAAGCTCATGAGCTAGGAATTGTAGTTCTCATGGACATTGTTCACAg CCATGCATCAAATAATACTTTAGATGGGCTGAACATGTTTGATGGAACAGATAGTTGTTATTTTCACTCTGGATCTCGTGGTTATCATTGGATGTGGGATTCCCGCCTCTTTAACTATGGAAACTGGGAG GTACTTAGGTATCTTCTCTCAAATGCGAGGTGGTGGTTGGATGAGTTCAAATTTGATGGATTTAGATTTGATGGGGTGACATCAATGATGTATACTCACCACGGATTATCG GTGGGATTCACTGGGAATTACGATGAATACTTTGGATTGGCAACTGATGTGGATGCTGTGGTGTATTTGATGCTGGTCAACGATCTTATTCACGGGCTTTTCCCAGATGCAATTACCATTGGTGAAGAT GTTAGTGGAATGCCGACGTTTTGTATTCCTGTTCAAGATGGGGGTGTTGGCTTTGACTATCGACTTCATATGGCAATTGCTGATAAATGGATTGAGTTGCTCAA GAAAAGGGATGAGGATTGGCGAGTGAGTGATATTGTTCATACACTGACGAATAGAAGATGGCGGGAAAAGTGTGTTTCATATGCTGAAAGTCATGATCAAGCTCTAGTCGGTGATAAAACTATAGCATTCTGGTTGATGGACAAG gatatgtatgattttatggCTCTGGATAGACCGTCAACACCATTAATAGATCGTGGGATAGCATTGCACAAGATGATCAGGCTTATAACTATGGGATTAGGAGGCGAAGGGTACCTAAATTTCATGGGAAATGAATTCGGCCACCCTG AGTGGATTGATTTCCCTAGGGCTGATCAACACCTCCCTGATGGCAAAATAGTTCGTGGGAACGGTTTCAGCTATGATAAATGCAGACGAAGATTTGATCTG GGAGATGCAGATTATTTAAGATACCGTGGTTTGCAAGAATTTGACCGGGCTATGCAGCAGATTGAAGAGAGATATGAG TTTATGACTTCAGAACACCAGTTCATATCACGAAAGGATGAAGGAGATAGGATGATTGTATTTGAAAGAGGAAACCTAGTTTTCGTCTTTAATTTTCACTGGACAAATAGTTATTCAGACTATCGCATAGGCTGCTTCAAGCCTGGAAAATACAAG GTTGTCTTGGACTCGGATGATCCACTTTTTGGTGGCTTTGGGAGAATTGATCACAATGCCGAATATTTCACCTTT GAAGGGTGGTATGATGACCGTCCTCGCTCCATTATGGTGTATGCACCTAGTAGAACGGCAGTTGTCTACGCACTAGtagacaaagaagaagaagagcaagaagaagaaaaacttGTTGAAGAATGA
- the LOC132057430 gene encoding growth-regulating factor 3: protein MDFNYLKQWRNQEQNESEEENSAKLPRLVLDLDSSFSANTQCVSDSCALPLFVSEPTKLSAYNTVSSDSTLTTTKFPRMGSSYFSLAQWQELELQALIYRHMLAGAPVPHELLHHIQKSLINSSPYYNLPQQQFQQYHHYQQAFLQSGYWGKTSMDPEPGRCRRTDGKKWRCSRDVVTGHKYCERHVHRGKNRSRKPVEITTTAAPRGGNATRTGGGDTAMAVHGSVTPQFALSGHAAASIDLLHLNQRPSEFIIEKKSPMEAPNDVSKDGKSSGQTLRHFFDDWPREQLQESENASSMASATSLSISMPGNPSSDVKLKLSTGDRHNSGTRVSNVERSTSGTNHMASMGGPLAEALRSSMSNSSPTSVLHQLPSGSTLEASYVST from the exons ATGGACTTTAATTATCTGAAGCAAtggagaaatcaagaacaaaatgagtcagaagaagaaaattctgCAAAGTTACCAAGACTTGTTCTTGATCTTGACTCTTCCTTTTCTGCGAATACACAATGTGTTTCTGATTCTTGTGCACTTCCATTGTTTGTATCTGAACCAACCAAATTGTCAGCATATAATACTGTTTCTTCAGATTCAACACTCACTACCACCAAATTTCCCA GGATGGGAAGTAGTTACTTCAGCTTAGCTCAATGGCAAGAACTTGAACTACAGGCTTTGATTTACAGACATATGTTAGCTGGTGCTCCTGTTCCTCATGAACTTCTTCATCATATTCAGAAAAGTCTCATCAATTCATCTCCTTATTATAATTTGCCTCAACAACAGTTTCAACAGTATCACCATTATCAACAAGCTT TCTTACAATCAGGTTATTGGGGAAAAACAAGTATGGATCCAGAGCCAGGGAGGTGTAGAAGAACTGATGGGAAGAAATGGAGGTGTTCAAGAGATGTAGTGACTGGCCATAAGTACTGTGAACGCCACGTCCACCGTGGCAAAAACCGTTCAAGAAAGCCTGTGGAAATCACCACAACCGCCGCCCCTCGTGGTGGCAATGCCACCAGGACGGGCGGCGGTGACACTGCCATGGCTGTCCATGGGAGTGTTACTCCTCAATTTGCTCTATCTGGACATGCAGCAGCTTCCATTGATCTTCTTCACCTCAATCAAAG GCCTTCAGAATTTATAATTGAGAAAAAGAGTCCAATGGAAGCCCCAAATGATGTTTCAAAGGATGGTAAATCCAGTGGCCAAACTCTTCGCCATTTCTTTGATGATTGGCCTAGAGAACAacttcaagaaagtgaaaatgcTAGTTCAATGGCTTCTGCCACCAGCCTCTCTATTTCGATGCCCGGAAACCCCTCATCCGATGTCAAGTTAAAGCTCTCAACGGGAGACAGACATAACTCTGGTACTCGAGTCAGTAATGTTGAACGATCCACGTCTGGAACTAACCACATGGCATCGATGGGTGGACCACTCGCCGAGGCTTTAAGGTCATCGATGTCCAACTCGTCACCTACGAGCGTTTTACATCAGTTGCCAAGTGGAAGCACGTTGGAGGCTAGTTATGTTAGCACTTGA
- the LOC132058557 gene encoding uncharacterized protein LOC132058557 has product MMWWLMMRKIVEEPIVVEEEVTPKKKRDSIEKPIIVEDGPEIEKASKGKEAVEEVPRASPPVPKPPPPFPQRLAKKADDEKFLKFIERLKGLSINIPLVEALEQMPDYAKFMKDLVTKRRHASFETMGVTHHCSSIVTKALVQKKEDPGAFTIPCTIGMYKFGKALCDLGASINLTPLAIFNKLGLGTPRPTTMRLLMADRTVKRPVGILYDVLVRVDRFIFPADFVILDCEVDFKVPIILGRPFLSTGHALVDVERGDLKFRMNDEEVTFHICKSMKQPTDMSVVSVIDTIDEAMDTTVEHEHVGDMLAAVIMNYEGEDKEEFEETVNALIGLGSYHYNPKKLDLDLEN; this is encoded by the coding sequence ATGATGTGGTGGTTGATGATGAGAAAAATAGTTGAAGAACCCATCGTTGTTGAGGAAGAAGTGACTCCAAAGAAGAAGCGGGATAGTATTGAAAAGCCCATTATTGTGGAAGACGGTCCGGAAATTGAAAAAGCTTCAAAAGGCAAGGAAGCGGTAGAGGAGGTGCCAAGGGCTTCACCGCCCGTTCCAAAGCCTCCTCCTCCATTTCCTCAACGATTGGCAAAAAAAGCGGATGATGAAAAATTTCTCAAGTTTATAGAGAGATTGAAAGGGCTTTCAATTAACATTCCCTTGGTGGAAGCACTTGAACAAATGCCCGATTATGCCAAATTCATGAAAGATCTTGTAACCAAGAGGAGGCATGCTAGTTTTGAAACGATGGGAGTTACACATCATTGTAGCTCTATTGTGACAAAGGCCTTGgttcaaaagaaagaagatccGGGAGCTTTCACCATCCCTTGCACAATTGGCATGTATAAATTTGGCAAAGCACTATGTGATCTTGGAGCAAGCATTAACTTGACCCCGCTTGCTATTTTTAACAAGTTGGGTTTGGGCACTCCCCGACCCACAACAATGAGATTACTAATGGCGGATAGAACCGTGAAGAGACCGGTTGGTATCCTCTATGATGTGCTTGTGAGAGTTGATCGATTCATTTTTCCGGCCGATTTTGTGATCTTGGATTGTGAAGTTGATTTCAAGGTGCCCATAATCTTGGGGAGACCTTTCTTGTCCACGGGGCATGCTCTTGTAGATGTGGAGAGGGGTGACCTAAAATTTAGAATGAATGATGAAGAAGTCACTTTCCATATTTGCAAGTCAATGAAACAACCGACGGATATGAGTGTTGTGTCGGTTATTGATACAATTGATGAAGCCATGGATACAACCGTTGAGCATGAGCATGTGGGTGATATGTTGGCGGCGGTGATAATGAACTATGAGGGGGAAGATAAAGAAGAGTTCGAGGAGACGGTTAATGCATTGATTGGGTTGGGGTCATACCATTACAATCCAAAGAAGCTTGATCTTGATTTAGAAAACTGA